The stretch of DNA TGATTTAATATTTTTCGATTTGTAACTTCTTGTTTATCAAAACGTTCTATTATTGACTTATGAAACATTTCTTGAATTTCTAATTTATCATTCATTTTTTCCAATAATTCATCTTGATTCTCTAATTGATTTTGCAATGTTTGTTGGGTGGAATGATATTCGTCAATTCTTTTTACTAGCTTTTGCGTTAGTTGTTCTAGAAAAGCAAGCTGTTCAACAGAAGCCTCGTTTAATAGTTGCTCATCATCTATCATTTTTTCTATTTTAGTACTTAATGATTCTAAATGTTGTAACCGATTCATTATCTCGTTGTGATTGATATCGTTTCGTTTTACTTCTTTAACAATTTCATTCGTAGTATGTTCTTGTTCAGATAGTTTCGTTGTTAATTCATTTAACGATTTAAATTGTTCAACTTTATGATTTTGGAGATCAATTGTCATTGATTGTACATTTTTTAAAAAGTTGCCGTTCATTTCTTTTTGCTCATTTAACAATTGCTGTAAATAATTCATCCGGTATTGTTCTTGCTGATGTTGTTTTATACTATCTACATACAACTTAGGCTTTCTATTAGTTGATTGTCTCGAAGACTGCATTTAATATACACTCCTTTTACACGATAAGAAGGAAAGAGACAGGATAAGGAAATGCATGAATCAGGAGCAATAGCTGCTGATTGTTAGTAAAGCCTTATACAGGGATAAATTATTATATGATTCGCATTCGTTTTTGTTAAAGTACTTAATGATACATATTAATTTACATGAATGTCCCATACCACTCCATCTACAATAATTTTCGGGCGCTTGTTAGCAATGTCGTATAACTATAAAGAGAGAAAGTTATGTAACAAAAAGAAAAAAGGGCATACTAACATTGGAGGTGATGACCGATGGAAAATAAAGATAAAAGCACTGATATAGCTGGTAGAACATATGATGTTAAAGACTATAATCGCAGTGATGAACTTTCTTCTGGCTTAGCAGAGACTCACGAGCAAGTTAGCGATAGTTATATGGCTGGTGAAACATTTCAAGAGCCTAAAAATAAAAAATAAATAAACCTATACTTATGTTTCAATTATAAAGATTGAGAATAAATGATGAAATGAATAAGAGGAAGCACTTTCGCTTCCTCTTTATATTGTAAAAGGGGGTGCTTGCATGGAGTTTTTAGTTAATGGAGGGAGGGATTATAAAACGCCAACTCTAATAATTAATGCTACTAAAATCTGTAACAATAGTTGAATGTTAATGACTAAATCAGTATCTGCAGTTCGTACACTTACATTTTTAGAATTTCTAATAAGAGTTTGTTGTTTATTCACTTGAACCGTTTTAGATTTTTGTACTAATTCCTGCGAGATTCTTTGTGCTTCCGTGCTATCTGCAATAGAAAGGTTTAACACTAAATCAATTGCTGCTTGAATTGCTGCTTGAAGGGATACTGCTGCTTTCGTATCAATTGTAATAACATCAATGTCGCAAGAATCCTCAATAATAATTTGCTCATAGGACTCTTGAATTACTTTATTTTCTTGAACAGATTGTTGAACATCATCTTTACATAATGGATGACGTGCTCTATCATCTAAAGCACTCCATCTTTTAGTGTGATGACGTCGGTCACATCCTGTATCAAATATACTTGCTTGATGACGACGGTCACACCCTGAATCAAATAACCATGGACTACCCATTTAAATTCCTCCTATTTATTTTTTTCCTCTTTTTTATACTCGCGCTGGAGTCTTTCTGCTGTTGCTTGTAAATCTTTCACTAATTTTCTTAGGTGTTGTTTTTGACTAGCGCTGAGACTGTTTTTATCTAGTTTTACATTGTGCTTGCGAAGAATATTGTCAACTAATAAGTTAGCGCTAGATTCTGCAACTTTGTTCATTTCATTTTGGAAGTCTCTTTTACTCAAACCTATTCACCTCCATTAACTAGTTTCAATAGTATTCTATGTGTATTTCTCCCAACTGCTTGGACTAATTTACTGATGAATCTATCTATTTTTTTATAATTAATGAAAAATGGAGATATATGTACTAGAGATAGTAGCGTAAAAAATATTCTTATTTAAGTAACCCTTACCTAACCCTTCACATATATTGGGCATGAAGTACGTTTGGAGGGATGACTATGTTTTATCATGTAAAAGAACTACAATATCGAGCGAAACCAGAAAGACCCGATCCAGTCTACGCCAAAAAGTTACAAGAAATATTAGGTGGACAATTTGGAGAAATTTCAGTTGCAATGCAATATTTGTTTCAAGGTTGGAATACTTCAAGAGGTTTAGAAAAATACCGTGACTTATTAATGGACACTGGCACTGAAGAGTTAGCACATATTGAAATGTTAAGTACGATGATTGCTAGACTATTGGATAAAGCACCTGTAAAAGATCAAGAACACGCAGCTAAAAATCCAGTAATTGAAGCAATCATGGGAGGAATGAACCCTCAACATGCCATTGTGTCTGGATTAGGAGCTATGCCGGTAAATAGCGTTGGCGTGCCTTGGAATGCAGGGTATATTGTTGCAAGTGGAAATCTTTTAGCTGACTTTCGTGCAAATTTAAATGCGGAATCTCAAGGTAGGCTACAAGCGGTTCGACTTTATGAAATGACAGAAGACCGTGGTGTGAAAGATATGTTATCGTGGTTAATCGCACGTGATACAGCCCATCAAAACCAGTGGATGGCTGCCATTGCCGAATTAGAAGCACAAGAAGGAAGAGTAGTGCCTAACACTTTCCCACGAGAACTTCAAAAACAAGAAGTGGCCTATGCGTTTATGAACCTTTCAGCTGGAGAGGAAAGTAGTACTGGTAGATGGGCATCTGGAAAAAGTATGGACAGTATGGGTGTATTCCAATATGTTCAACACCCGGTGCCATTTGCGAAAAAACCAACTATTCCACCTGCGCCACCAAGCCTGCATAATACACCACCAATGTTGAAATAAACTCTCACATAAGATGTGGACCATAGTCAATAACATAATATTACGAGGTATAAGAGAGGGAGGCATTTTGTTTACTCCCTTTTTTTATGGAAAGATAATTTTTTTAAAATGATTATGTTATACTATTTTTTATTTATAAAATATTTCAAAAAAAGGGGATAGTATGATGAAGAAGATTGGCATTATTGGACTTGGAGTAATCGGCCAAAGACTTATTAAGCAATTTCAAGAAAGTAATGAAATCGAAATTTACGCAATATGTGATACAAACGAACAGTTAGTTTTAGAAACGGCAAAACAATTAGCAAATGTACATAGCTACACTGATTATAAATTATTAATACAACTTCCAGAAATAGATTTAATATATATTGCAGTTCCACCTTCACTACATAATGAAATTTCAATCTATGCAATACAACACAGTAAGCATATTTTATGCGAAAAACCACTTGCTAATTCATTAGAAGAAGCGGAAGAAATGAAAGAGAAAGCTAAACAATCCGGTATCATCCATGCTATTCATTTCCCCCTTGCCTATAGTTTTCCGTTTTGGGAGCTGAAAAAAATGTTAAACGACGGGATGTTAGGGGAAGTGAAAAGAGCTACCTTAAAAATGCATTTTCATGAATGGCCAAGACCTTGGCAAAAAACAAATTGGATTGGTAAAAAATTTCAAGGTGGCTTTATTAGAGAAATAATGCCACATTATTTACAAATGTTAATTCATTTATTTGGTAACGATGCAAAAGTAACTTACGCTGAAATAGATTATCCAAATGATGAAGTCAGTAGTGAAACGAGTGTTGTTGCTACGCTTCAATGGAAAAATGGGTTTAAATTAGTGGTAGACGGTTATGTAGGAAGCGCTGAAGAGGAACACTTACAATTTGTAATACATGGAACGGAAGCATCTGTATCTCTTGAAAATTGGAGAGAGTTTAAAAAGGCTAATAAAGGTGGTGCTTTCCAAAAAGTGAACGAAGGTGCTCCATTATCATTAATAAGTGAACTAAATAAAGAGTTAAACGGAGAAAATGGATTTATTATCAACTTTGAAGAAGGCTATTATGTACAAAAGCTACTAGAAGGGATTTTACATTTTAACCAAAAATAACGGTACTCCTCCCATTTTTCGCGGAAATTACCAACTATAGTTTCAAATGAAAAAAGAAACGATATAAAGGTAATATCCTAATAAAAAAGGAGGAGACTTAAGTGAATATTAAAAATATTTTTATTGGTAGTGCATTATTATTGGCACTAACAGGATGTAATATGGGTGCTCAAGATGGTGCCCAAGGATATGGAAACGGTACTACTGGTGTAACATATGATGGTGGGCCATTAGGGCAAAACGCCAATCAAATGGGAACTTTACGACATGGTGCGGACCGAAACAATACTAACTTAACGAACCGATTAACTGGAACGAACGATAATTTAGGGGATATTACAAACGTAACGCATCGAAATCAGACTCGAAATAATGAACCAACTGGTGATGAAGTTTTAAGAGTAAAACAGGGTTATATTACAATTGATCCAAACGCATATATGACTACAACACCTAGTAGTAAATTCCCTCATAGTGAACAAATTAGACGTGGTGAATTTAAAGTATATCGTTTTGGAAAACAAGGTGGGCAAGGTGGCGGACAAGCTGCTGCACCAAATCAGGGACAAGGACAAGCTCAACAAACACCTGGCCAACAGCAAGCACCTGAACAAGCTACTCCAGTTCCTCCAACAAGTGACAGAGAACAACAAGAACAGCAAGGGCAACAACAGCAACAACAACCGACAGAACAAGCAAATCAAGGAATTAGCGACGTAGAACAACGAGTAATTGAATTAACAAATGCAGAGAGACGAAAAAATGGATTATCAGATTTAAAAGCAGATGCATCAATAAGTAATGTTGCACGTCAAAAATCAGTTGATATGCAACAAAATAATTACTTCTCACATACAAGTCCTACTTATGGATCTCCGTTTGACATGATGAGAGATTTCGGAATTAGTTATAATACTGCTGGTGAAAACATCGCCATGGGACAACGTACACCTGAAGAAGTAGTAAATGCTTGGATGAATAGTGAAGGGCATAGAAAGAATATCTTAAGTCCTAATTTCACACATATCGGTGTAGGTTATACAGAAAATGGACATTATTGGACACAAATGTTTGTCGGAAGATAAATCGCGTTAGAAACCTTCTAAAATTAGAAGGTTTCTCTTATTTACACTTGTTGAAAAATTTTTTCTTTTTTCAATAAAAAAAACACATGCTATAGTTGATATTGCAATTAATGATTAGTATTAAAGGAAGAGCTAAATGACAAGTACACACTCTTACATTAAACAATGGCAAAAAGCTTTACAAATAGAAGTACAGCATTTAAAAAAGTGGGGAAGTACAAAGTATCAAATAATAAATGGGCATTATATGTTTGAGGAAAATAATAGGTATCACTATTACTTCGAAACGATTCAGTCACTTAAAATCCCCAATGGTTCCATCGTTAAGTTTCAATGGGGGAAACTAGAAGTAGAGGGTAGAATCATTTCTTCCGAACAGAATAGCGTCATTATAACAGTAGAAAAGTTTATAGGTGACTTAATTCAGGATGCTTTTCTATCGTATGACCCGTGGGAGCTACTAGTCCAATTAATAGATCGTTTGGAGGAAAGTAAAGATAGCAAAAAGAAGCGCAGTAGAATAAAAAGATTAATGAATCCTACAAATTCTTTTGTTCCTTCTCCAGTAAAGGCTAAGTCGAACGTAGAAGAAGTATTTTTACGATCTAAATTTAATCCAATCACTTTCGTGTGGGGACCACCTGGAACTGGTAAGACATATACGTTAGCTAGAGTTGCTGCGAATTTATTATTAAAGAATAAAAGCGTCCTTATCCTTTCTCATAGTAATCAAGCTGTTGATGTATTGCTCGGAGAAACATCTTCTTTTTTAAAAAAGAAGAACATGTTTCGAGAAGGATTATTAATTCGGTACGGCTCCCCTAGTAGTGAATTTAAAGTACTTTATGAAGATTTAACTACAGAACAATTAATAATGAAAGAAGATCCAACAATAATAGAAGAAAAAACACAATTACTACTCGAAAGAAGGTTATTAAAAGAAGATATTAATAAGTCGTTTAGTAAACGTGACTCAGAAGAATTAATACGAATTGAAAAAAGGCTCTCATCCGTTATTGAAAAAATACGCCAAAAAGAATTAAAAGTAATAAAAAAGTGCGGGGTAATTGGAACTACTTTAGCAAAAGCTGCAACTGACCCAGTTATTTTTGAATATGAATTTGATTATATCATTATTGATGAGGCTAGTATGGCATACATACCACAAATAGGATTTGCAGCGACATTAGGAAAGAAATTAATCATTTGTGGGGATTTCAAGCAATTAGCTCCTATCGCTCAAGGAAGACATGAGCTAGTAGATAAATGGCTTAAAAATGATATTTTCAATAGTACTGGAGTTATACAACCATTAGAGGAAGGGAAGCTCCATCCTCATTTATTCCTACTAAAAGAACAACGCCGAATGCATGCGGAAATCTCGGCTTTTACGAACAAAAATGTTTATCATTCTTTAGTAGAGGATTACGATAAAGTAAGTATCCTACGTCAAGACATTACTAGGAAAGCACCTTTCCCAAATAAAGCTTCTGTTTTACTTGATACATCCTATACAGGTGCTCATTGTATTAAGGAACCTAATTCCCATTCAAGAGCAAATCCGTGGCAATTGTTGCTTTCTTTTCAATTAATTCACGAAGCATACATGAATGGAAACCGTTCCATCGGCTATACAACACCTTATCGTGCTCAAGCTCAATTTATGGAAGAACTTATAAACGATCTTTATAGTGAAGAAAAAGATAAAGCAGATATTATTGCTGCAACCGTTCATCGCTTTCAAGGTAGTGAAAGAGATGTAATGATTTTCGATACAGTGGACAGTGCACCAGAAAATTATGTTGGGAAGTTACTTACTGGCCAAGGAAGTGAACGACTCTTAAATGTTGCGATAACTAGAACGAAGGGGAAGTTTATTCATGTTAGCGACACAGACTTTATGAAAAAACGTACTTCCCAATCGAAATTAATTAGAAAATTACTTGATCATCAATTACAACGTAACACACATATTTCTCATGATAAAATTGGTACTTGGATTAAACATCATCATAAAAATATAAAATGGATGCATGCAAAGAAAACAGAACAAGTCTTTTTTGATATCGAACATGCTAAAAATATAATAATGGCGATTCCAGACATAGAGAATTTACCTACAGAATGGATAAATGCATTAAACAGTAGAGCGAAAAATACGGAATTAACTATTTTATCGCCTGCTAGAAATAGCCTACTTAAACATGCTCATTACACTAGCTATTCCTTTCCGTTTCCTTTTATTTTAATTGACAACCGCTACTTTTGGTTAGGTGTGCCATTTGAAGTAACAAAAAATAGCCTTCCTCCTTATGTTGCTGTTCGTCTTGATTCAACAAAGTTTGCTTATAAATGGAAAGCATACTTACCTAATAGTTAAATGGTTATATTGAAGAGGTTAGGACACAACTATTTTTATCATGGTTAATTAGTTTTGCCTAAGCCTCTCGTTTTTACGTTTTGAAAGGACAATCGTACTATTTTTTAGTTCTAATTGGGTCGTATTCAAATAACTTCCCTTCGTAAATTAAAGTTAGCTTCTCACTTTGACGAAAGTCATCAGGAGTTACTAAAGAAGGGAGCTTATCCCAAAGCCGTATGCCAGACCTACTTAATAAATCAGAAACGAACTGCGAGCAAAAGTAGGAGGCATTAAGTTCCACAGGCTCTTTTATAGACACCCCAATAACACCTAAAAGATTATAAAACAGTCGTTTTTCGTTCTTTTTAAACACTTCTAGTATTCTTTTCATTTTATTATATTCTCGCTCCGTAACTTTCAGTTCATAAATAGCACAAGTCGTTTCAGGATATTTGCTATACGTTCCTTGATTTATATCTTCTTTTACGAATCCCCCATAAAAGGGATTAGATGCTTTTTTTCGGCCAAAACTATATAGTTCTTCTAGCCCTACATCAAAAGAAATGGATGCGTGATTATACGGGGCTTTCGTATAAGTTTTTATCGATTTCGTAAACAGCGTTCCTGTATCAGTTAGTAATATATACACTTTTTTACTCATGGCTTATACCTCAAAATCTATAATTCTTATTGACCATTATTCTAGGAAAAAGACATAATGGTAATAGCAGGGGGGAATTGACAATGAACAATACATTTGTCACGTTATTAATTATTACGATATGCTTAGCAGTCTTTCATCTTTCTTTTATTATATTAAAAAGAGTACAGAAGGATAAAGACTTTTCTGATTTATCTGTTCGTATAAAAACTTGGTGGGGAATGGTTGCTGTATTTACAGTTGCAACACTTTTTAGTCCAAATATTTCTTTAGTAGCACTATTTATCCTTTGTTTTTTTTCTTTAAAAGACTATTTTTCTATGATGAAAACGAGAAAAGTAGATAGGCAACTTTTCCTATGGGCTTATTTATCGATCCCTTTACAATTTTATTGGATATATATCGGTTGGTATGGAATGTTTATTGTTTTTATTCCCGTTTATGTATTTTTATTTTTACCATTAGCTCGAATTATCGGTAATGGGACAGTTGGTTTTCTTCGCTCTGTTAGCTCTACTCAATGGGGGTTAATGCTCATGGTATTTGGATTAAGCCATTTAGCTTATTTCCAAATTGCCACACCAGAATATGGCGCAAATTTAGTGTTATTCCTCGTTGTTTTAACACAGCTACACGATTTAATACAGTATGTTGTTTCTATTTACATAGGAAAGAAAAAAGTCGCCCCTAGTGCGAATCCGAATATTACATGGGAAGGATTTATTGTTGCAACGTTTGTCACGACCGGTATTTCTTATAATATTTTTGAATATTTAACCCCACTGACACCATTATTCGGTATAATCTCTGGCTTATTAATTAGTATTGCATGTTTCGGTGGCAGTTTAACGATTTCTTTCCTAAAGCGAGACTTATTAATTGGAGATGAAGTGAAAAAAGCCGCTTTAAAGAAAAGCTATTTAAACCGAGTCGATAGTTTAGCTTATTCTGCACCTATTTTTTTCCACGTAATTCGATATTATTTTGATTTTAT from Sutcliffiella cohnii encodes:
- a CDS encoding YozQ family protein, with amino-acid sequence MENKDKSTDIAGRTYDVKDYNRSDELSSGLAETHEQVSDSYMAGETFQEPKNKK
- a CDS encoding spore coat protein, which translates into the protein MGSPWLFDSGCDRRHQASIFDTGCDRRHHTKRWSALDDRARHPLCKDDVQQSVQENKVIQESYEQIIIEDSCDIDVITIDTKAAVSLQAAIQAAIDLVLNLSIADSTEAQRISQELVQKSKTVQVNKQQTLIRNSKNVSVRTADTDLVINIQLLLQILVALIIRVGVL
- a CDS encoding manganese catalase family protein yields the protein MFYHVKELQYRAKPERPDPVYAKKLQEILGGQFGEISVAMQYLFQGWNTSRGLEKYRDLLMDTGTEELAHIEMLSTMIARLLDKAPVKDQEHAAKNPVIEAIMGGMNPQHAIVSGLGAMPVNSVGVPWNAGYIVASGNLLADFRANLNAESQGRLQAVRLYEMTEDRGVKDMLSWLIARDTAHQNQWMAAIAELEAQEGRVVPNTFPRELQKQEVAYAFMNLSAGEESSTGRWASGKSMDSMGVFQYVQHPVPFAKKPTIPPAPPSLHNTPPMLK
- a CDS encoding Gfo/Idh/MocA family protein, with translation MMKKIGIIGLGVIGQRLIKQFQESNEIEIYAICDTNEQLVLETAKQLANVHSYTDYKLLIQLPEIDLIYIAVPPSLHNEISIYAIQHSKHILCEKPLANSLEEAEEMKEKAKQSGIIHAIHFPLAYSFPFWELKKMLNDGMLGEVKRATLKMHFHEWPRPWQKTNWIGKKFQGGFIREIMPHYLQMLIHLFGNDAKVTYAEIDYPNDEVSSETSVVATLQWKNGFKLVVDGYVGSAEEEHLQFVIHGTEASVSLENWREFKKANKGGAFQKVNEGAPLSLISELNKELNGENGFIINFEEGYYVQKLLEGILHFNQK
- a CDS encoding CAP domain-containing protein produces the protein MNIKNIFIGSALLLALTGCNMGAQDGAQGYGNGTTGVTYDGGPLGQNANQMGTLRHGADRNNTNLTNRLTGTNDNLGDITNVTHRNQTRNNEPTGDEVLRVKQGYITIDPNAYMTTTPSSKFPHSEQIRRGEFKVYRFGKQGGQGGGQAAAPNQGQGQAQQTPGQQQAPEQATPVPPTSDREQQEQQGQQQQQQPTEQANQGISDVEQRVIELTNAERRKNGLSDLKADASISNVARQKSVDMQQNNYFSHTSPTYGSPFDMMRDFGISYNTAGENIAMGQRTPEEVVNAWMNSEGHRKNILSPNFTHIGVGYTENGHYWTQMFVGR
- a CDS encoding AAA domain-containing protein, which gives rise to MTSTHSYIKQWQKALQIEVQHLKKWGSTKYQIINGHYMFEENNRYHYYFETIQSLKIPNGSIVKFQWGKLEVEGRIISSEQNSVIITVEKFIGDLIQDAFLSYDPWELLVQLIDRLEESKDSKKKRSRIKRLMNPTNSFVPSPVKAKSNVEEVFLRSKFNPITFVWGPPGTGKTYTLARVAANLLLKNKSVLILSHSNQAVDVLLGETSSFLKKKNMFREGLLIRYGSPSSEFKVLYEDLTTEQLIMKEDPTIIEEKTQLLLERRLLKEDINKSFSKRDSEELIRIEKRLSSVIEKIRQKELKVIKKCGVIGTTLAKAATDPVIFEYEFDYIIIDEASMAYIPQIGFAATLGKKLIICGDFKQLAPIAQGRHELVDKWLKNDIFNSTGVIQPLEEGKLHPHLFLLKEQRRMHAEISAFTNKNVYHSLVEDYDKVSILRQDITRKAPFPNKASVLLDTSYTGAHCIKEPNSHSRANPWQLLLSFQLIHEAYMNGNRSIGYTTPYRAQAQFMEELINDLYSEEKDKADIIAATVHRFQGSERDVMIFDTVDSAPENYVGKLLTGQGSERLLNVAITRTKGKFIHVSDTDFMKKRTSQSKLIRKLLDHQLQRNTHISHDKIGTWIKHHHKNIKWMHAKKTEQVFFDIEHAKNIIMAIPDIENLPTEWINALNSRAKNTELTILSPARNSLLKHAHYTSYSFPFPFILIDNRYFWLGVPFEVTKNSLPPYVAVRLDSTKFAYKWKAYLPNS
- a CDS encoding phosphatidate cytidylyltransferase; translation: MNNTFVTLLIITICLAVFHLSFIILKRVQKDKDFSDLSVRIKTWWGMVAVFTVATLFSPNISLVALFILCFFSLKDYFSMMKTRKVDRQLFLWAYLSIPLQFYWIYIGWYGMFIVFIPVYVFLFLPLARIIGNGTVGFLRSVSSTQWGLMLMVFGLSHLAYFQIATPEYGANLVLFLVVLTQLHDLIQYVVSIYIGKKKVAPSANPNITWEGFIVATFVTTGISYNIFEYLTPLTPLFGIISGLLISIACFGGSLTISFLKRDLLIGDEVKKAALKKSYLNRVDSLAYSAPIFFHVIRYYFDFM